One genomic region from Anopheles bellator chromosome 2, idAnoBellAS_SP24_06.2, whole genome shotgun sequence encodes:
- the LOC131207839 gene encoding ski oncogene-like, translated as MTEYIPPPHVMSVLKTYQDKAPKSLHGPGLSLVHPSKTASSIGRSTTPEHAAAHHAASGGSGSGGHHHHHDDERQSPPHQQQRLTIVPSALGLGGPPPPILPPVPAVPIMTTPDPDCGIVNMTVLEGKRIGCFLLGGEMRLCLPQIFNNILMDFSVEQINRSIQELMIYLYNCTDQQLQEFKRANIIPDTAKTCGLITRTNAERLCSSLLHQAQDLRPAGKGGVVGLGGMGAGSFRVYHRCFGKCEGILTPELYSYDEPACIECCECHGMYSPQKFVCHQHEPQEIRTCHWGFDSRHWRLYIHVLDGDKNREEHTQILKKIWHKERETEQELAEYERELWIARRKVVPGERTDDH; from the exons ATGACGGAATACATACCGCCACCGCACGTGATGTCGGTGCTGAAAACGTACCAGGACAAGGCGCCCAAGAGTCTGCACGGTCCGGGGCTGTCGTTGGTGCACCCGAGCAAGACTGCCAGCTCGATCGGCCGGTCCACTACGCCGGAACATGCGGCCGCTCATCACGCCGCTAGTggaggcagcggcagcggtggacatcaccatcaccatgaCGACGAGAGGCAATCCCcgccgcaccagcagcagcggctcACGATCGTCCCATCCGCGCTGGGACTGGgcggtccaccaccaccgatttTGCCCCCAGTTCCGGCGGTCCCCATCATGACCACGCCCGATCCCGACTGTGGCATCGTGAACATGACCGTGCTGGAGGGCAAACGGATCGGGTGCTTTCTGCTCGGCGGCGAGATGCGGCTCTGCCTGCCGCAGATCTTCAACAACATCCTGATGGACTTTAGCGTGGAGCAGATTAACCGCAGCATCCAGGAGCTGATGATCTACCTGTACAACTGCACCGaccagcagctgcaggagTTCAAGCGGGCCAACATCATCCCGGACACGGCCAAAACGTGCGGGCTGATCACGCGCACGAACGCGGAGCGCCTGTGCAGCTCGCTGCTGCACCAGGCCCAGGACCTGCGACCGGCGGGCAAAGGGGGCGTCGTCGGGCTGGGTGGAATGGGCGCCGGTTCGTTCCGGGTGTACCACCGGTGCTTCGGCAAGTGCGAAGGCATCCTGACGCCGGAGCTGTACAGCTACGACGAGCCGGCCTGCATCGAGTGCTGCGAGTGCCACGGCATGTACTCGCCCCAAAAGTTCGTCTGCCACCAGCACGAACCGCAGGAGATTCGCACCTGCCACTGGGGGTTCGACTCCAGACACTGGCGGCTGTACATACACGTGCTGGACGGTGATAAGAACCGCGAGGAGCACACGCAGATACTGAAGAAGATCTGGCACAAGGAGCGCGAGACCGAGCAGGAGCTGGCAGAGTACGAGCGTGAGCTGTGGATCGCGAGACGCAAG GTCGTTCCTGGGGAGCGAACGGACGACCATTAG